In Malus sylvestris chromosome 15, drMalSylv7.2, whole genome shotgun sequence, a single genomic region encodes these proteins:
- the LOC126602068 gene encoding 5'-adenylylsulfate reductase-like 4, producing the protein MGIRVWESGIVILVLWVRLISAAEPTSCPAESAADAIFGFRYSNCPVNGASRSVESMGVIVGDEVSLQRALNIVHKNTHDYVAVLFYASWCPFSRMFKPTFSILASLYPLIPHFAFEESAIRPSILSKYGVHGFPTLFILNSTTRIRYQGTRTPGSLIAFYSDVTGIKTVSLDQLSLEKIGYPLNHEKHDSTEQESCPFSWARSPENLLRQETYLALASAFVLLRLLYSFYPALLSFAQSAWRRHIQNMRLGSLLEHPLAFLKRAVQLFNSLKEPCKRSNLQEGAMNARVWASKSLATVSIGDASTSRGYSSD; encoded by the exons ATGGGGATTAGGGTTTGGGAAAGTGGGATCGTGATATTGGTTTTATGGGTCCGGCTAATTTCCGCCGCCGAACCCACCTCTTGCCCCGCGGAGTCCGCTGCCGATGCGATCTTCGGCTTCCGGTATTCCAATTGCCCCGTCAACGGCGCTTCCAGATCCGTTGAATCCATGGGTGTTATCGTG GGGGATGAGGTTTCTTTACAAAGGGCATTAAATATTGTTCACAAGAATACTCATGATTATGTGGCGGTGCTCTTCTATGCATCATGGTGCCCTTTCTCAAGGATGTTTAAACCAACGTTTTCCATCCTGGCTTCTTTGTATCCTTTGATCCCCCATTTTGCATTTGAAGAATCAGCCATCAGGCCAAG TATACTCTCTAAATATGGAGTTCATGGATTTCCTACTCTTTTCATTTTGAATTCTACCACGCGCATTCGATATCAAGGCACGCGCACTCCTGGTTCTCTTATTGCTTTCTATAGTGATGTTACTG GCATCAAGACTGTATCACTGGATCAATTGTCACTGGAAAAAATTGGATACCCACTAAATCATGAGAAGCATGATAGCACTGAGCAGGAAAGCTGCCCGTTTTCGTGGGCTAGATCTCCTGAGAATTTGCTTCGGCAAGAAACATATTTAGCTCTGGCTTCTGCTTTTGTGCTTCTGAGATTGCTCTACTCCTTTTATCCTGCTCTGCTTTCGTTTGCTCAATCTGCATGGAGACGGCATATTCAAAACATGAGACTGGGAAGCTTGTTGGAGCACCCTTTGGCTTTTCTAAAGCGGGCAGTACAGTTGTTTAATTCTCTAAAAGAGCCTTGCAAGAGGAGTAATTTGCAGGAAGGAGCAATGAACGCCAGAGTGTGGGCTTCCAAGTCACTTGCCACAGTTTCTATCGGGGATGCAAGCACCAGCAGGGGTTATAGCAGTGACTGA